The Portunus trituberculatus isolate SZX2019 unplaced genomic scaffold, ASM1759143v1 PGA_scaffold_472__1_contigs__length_45509, whole genome shotgun sequence genome includes the window CCTACCCATAGCATCAAGAAATTTAAAACCAGTTAACATAAATGGGAACAACATACCATATGCATCAGAGGCAAAAGTATTAGGACTCACGCTTGGCAGAAGCGGTTACGCGAAACACGTCcatgaaataacaagaaaagcccAGACAGCCATCAACACCATAAGACGTTTTCAAACACTGAACAACAACATAAAGCTACACCTAGTAAAAGCGTGCGTGCTCCCAATTCTAACATATCCTGCTTACGCCCTCAACGCACTATCTAAATTCCaagtaaataaattacaaaagaaacaaaacaaagcactcCGATTTGCTTTCGATATCAGGCACCCATACAGTCACACCACCGAAGAGCTGCACACACTTGCCAATATAACACCCATCAACATCACACTGTTCAACAGAGGAaacaaaacactacacacacttacacacacactcagagacaCCACATTCATCAATATCATACAAGAACACGAACACAATAAAGATCACCCATGGTTCAGAAAACCTACAAAAAACCTTTCAAGCGAACCACCAGTTCCTATTTACacttaacaacaccaacaacccaGAAAAAATTATCCCAACTTAACTTACAATAAACTTACAATAAACTTATAAAATGAAGATGCAAAACACCTCAAGCTTCAACTCCGCTCCCTACTCAAGATCAGACAGCGCTGAGCAACCCCGACAGCTGATTGGCTAAAACAGTAAACACATTGAATGATCAGCAAGGCGGTTCGCCCGCCAACTTTACTCCCTACtactatatttcttctcttttcacccccactattttcttccactcatctCTTATTTCCCCCCCACTATCTATCCCAcccttactgttactgttactgtgcaacacaacacaactcttcgcaagttgaacgacgccgttactaccatgcctcccaaagcatcaggaaaggctgccaagaaggctggcaaggctcagaaggccatagccaaaggggacaagaagaagaagcggaggaggaaggaaagctactccatctacatctacaaggtgctcaagcaggtccaccccgacactggcgtgtcctccaaggctatgtcaatcatgaactctttcgtgaacgacattttcgagcgcatcgctgccgaggcatcccgcctggcacactacaacaagcgctccaccatcaccagccgggAGATCCAGACTGCCGTCCGTCTCCTTCTGCCCGGCGAACTGGCAAAGCACGCCGTCTCTGAGGGCACCAAGGCTGTCACCAAGTACACCTCCTCCAAGTAAACTGACTGTCAGTCAGCTAgaaggggggaaaga containing:
- the LOC123500705 gene encoding histone H2B, whose protein sequence is MPPKASGKAAKKAGKAQKAIAKGDKKKKRRRKESYSIYIYKVLKQVHPDTGVSSKAMSIMNSFVNDIFERIAAEASRLAHYNKRSTITSREIQTAVRLLLPGELAKHAVSEGTKAVTKYTSSK